A section of the Rhizomicrobium sp. genome encodes:
- a CDS encoding acyl-CoA dehydrogenase family protein produces the protein MAVLTEEQSMIRDGAKSWVQEKSPVTAFRKLRDSGNPDGFDRAVWAEMAEMGWAGILIPEEFGGTGLGYVTLGLVLEETGRTLTASPLISTALTATTALLLAGSEAQKGKYLSAIAAGELVATLAVDEGPHHAPEKIALKGEKAGSGIKLNGKKTFVLDGSVADLIIVAARTSGKPGDKGGITLALVDGKAPGLSREALKTVDSRGYANLTFKDVEGEVLGAFDQGQGVLETTLDRARAGLAAEMLGHAAQSFDVTLEYLKTREQFGQKIGTFQALQHRAAKMFTDLELGRSCVEGALAAIDRDANDVAQLASLAKAKVGDLVHLVSNEMVQMHGGIGMTDAHEAGFYLKRARAQEATFGNQSYHRDRYATLLGY, from the coding sequence ATGGCAGTCTTGACAGAAGAACAATCGATGATCCGCGACGGCGCGAAGTCGTGGGTACAGGAGAAATCGCCCGTCACCGCCTTTCGCAAGCTGCGCGACAGCGGCAACCCGGACGGATTCGACCGCGCGGTGTGGGCCGAGATGGCGGAAATGGGGTGGGCCGGCATACTGATTCCGGAAGAATTCGGCGGCACCGGTCTGGGCTATGTCACGCTTGGCCTGGTGCTCGAAGAGACCGGCCGCACGCTCACGGCCTCGCCCCTGATTTCAACGGCGCTCACGGCCACGACGGCCCTGTTGCTGGCGGGCTCCGAGGCGCAGAAGGGAAAGTATCTGTCTGCGATTGCGGCGGGCGAGTTGGTTGCCACCTTGGCGGTTGATGAAGGTCCGCATCACGCTCCAGAGAAAATCGCGCTCAAAGGCGAGAAGGCGGGATCGGGTATCAAGCTGAACGGCAAGAAGACCTTCGTGCTTGATGGCAGCGTGGCCGATCTTATCATCGTCGCGGCGCGCACCTCTGGCAAACCAGGTGACAAAGGCGGTATTACGCTGGCGTTGGTGGATGGCAAGGCGCCCGGCCTTTCGCGCGAGGCGCTGAAGACGGTAGACTCTCGCGGCTACGCCAACCTGACGTTCAAGGATGTCGAGGGCGAAGTACTTGGCGCATTCGACCAGGGCCAGGGCGTCCTCGAAACGACGCTCGATCGTGCCCGCGCAGGCCTCGCAGCCGAGATGCTCGGCCACGCGGCGCAATCCTTCGATGTCACGCTTGAATATCTCAAGACCCGCGAGCAGTTTGGCCAAAAGATCGGAACCTTCCAGGCGCTCCAGCATCGCGCCGCGAAGATGTTCACCGACCTGGAGCTCGGACGCTCCTGTGTCGAAGGCGCGTTGGCGGCAATCGACCGCGACGCGAACGATGTGGCGCAGCTCGCCTCACTCGCCAAGGCAAAGGTGGGCGACCTGGTGCATCTCGTCTCCAACGAGATGGTGCAGATGCATGGCGGCATTGGCATGACCGATGCGCACGAGGCCGGTTTCTATCTCAAGCGCGCCCGCGCGCAGGAGGCGACTTTCGGCAACCAATCCTATCACCGGGACCGCTATGCCACGCTGCTGGGATACTAG